In the genome of Aspergillus luchuensis IFO 4308 DNA, chromosome 2, nearly complete sequence, one region contains:
- a CDS encoding uncharacterized protein (COG:G;~EggNog:ENOG410QDAM;~InterPro:IPR020846,IPR011701,IPR036259;~PFAM:PF07690;~TransMembrane:12 (i48-76o88-105i117-134o140-163i175-199o205-229i250-272o284-304i316-335o341-368i380-398o404-427i);~go_function: GO:0022857 - transmembrane transporter activity [Evidence IEA];~go_process: GO:0055085 - transmembrane transport [Evidence IEA]), producing the protein MADIETHVRHSLDQGAHATIEKSASQVIAAEEQDDTFDEKYPEGGLQAWLVVLGSWCAMVPSMGLLNTISVLHAWTSTHQLSEYSESSVGWIFGVFSFFLYFAGAQVGPIFDSRGPLPVVVPGSIGLVVAVFCFSESTEYYQIMLSFSVLGGLSSCCLFTPAISAIGHWFNVRRGIATGIACTAGGLGGVFFPLIILYVAPKLGFAWAMRIIGIICFVLCGCACLLLKTRLKPDTKRGMAIDLRALREPNYALTTLAVWMVEFAVFVPYTYLCSYGLYANIGESLSYKLCIFLNVGAIPGRAFPGLLADRFGRFNVMAFTALVCAIMTLALWYNAGTNDAAIIAYSVMFGFWSGAAISLTPVCIAQVCRTEDIGKRNGTTFTLVSFGTLTAIPIAGAIQERDGGAFWGLILFGGILYLAACAAFVVARGVAGGWRLRTKF; encoded by the exons ATGGCTGATATTGAGACCCATGTCCGCCATAGCCTGGACCAGGGGGCCCACGCAACCATAGAGAAGTCGGCTTCACAGGTAATAGCAGCAGAGGAACAAGATGACACTTTCGACGAGAAATATCCAGAGGGAGGCCTTCAGGCCTGGCTTGTGGTCCTAGGGTCATGGTGTGCAATGGTTCCCTCAATGGGATTGTTGAATACCATTTCAGTCCTCCATGCGTGGACATCCACCCATCAGCTCTCAGAATATTCTGAATCCAGTGTTGGATGGATCTTTGGcgtcttcagcttcttcctATATTTTGCAGGCGCCCAGGTCG GTCCGATATTTGACAGCCGTGGACCGCTGCCGGTCGTAGTCCCGGGGTCGATTGGTTTGGTGGTAGCAGTATTCTGCTTCAGTGAGAGCACAG AGTACTACCAAATCATGCTCTCTTTCAGCGTCCTAGGCGGCCTGTCGTCTTGCTGTCTCTTCACTCctgccatctccgccatcggaCACTGGTTCAATGTCCGTCGTGGCATCGCCACCGGAATCGCCTGTACTGCTGGCGGACTCGGtggcgtcttcttccccctcatCATATTGTATGTCGCCCCGAAATTGGGATTCGCATGGGCCATGCGCATCATCGGGATAATTTGTTTTGTGCTATGCGGTTGTGCATGCCTTCTTCTAAAGACACGGCTCAAGCCCGACACGAAGCGTGGCATGGCGATCGACCTTCGCGCCCTCCGAGAGCCCAACTATGCCCTCACCACACTTGCAGTATGGATGGTCGAGTTTGCAGTATTCGTACCTTATACCTATCTCTGCTCGTACGGTTTATATGCCAATATCGGAGAGTCGCTCTCGTACAAATTGTGTATCTTCCTCAACGTCGGTGCCATCCCGGGACGCGCATTTCCAGGACTTCTCGCGGACAGATTCGGACGGTTCAACGTGATGGCGTTCACTGCATTAGTTTGTGCAATCATGACGCTCGCATTGTGGTATAATGCGGGCACAAACGATGCTGCCATTATCGCGTACTCGGTTATGTTCGGGTTCTGGAGCGGTGCGGCTATCAGCTTGACCCCCGTTTGTATCGCACAGGTGTGTCGAACGGAGGATATAGGCAAGCGAAACGGAACGACGTTCACTCTGGTGAGCTTCGGAACCCTGACTGCGATTCCTATTGCGGGGGCGATACAAGAGAGGGACGGAGGTGCTTTCTGGGGATTGATTCTTTTTGGCGGAATCTTGTATCTTGCGGCGTGTGCTGCATTCGTGGTCGCGAGGGGAGTTGCTGGTGGTTGGAGGCTGAGAACAAAATTTTAG
- the ZRT1_1 gene encoding high-affinity Zn(2+) transporter zrt1 (COG:P;~EggNog:ENOG410PFZ2;~InterPro:IPR004698,IPR003689;~PFAM:PF02535;~TransMembrane:8 (o33-55i67-89o109-131i194-217o223-242i254-277o297-317i329-347o);~go_component: GO:0016020 - membrane [Evidence IEA];~go_component: GO:0016021 - integral component of membrane [Evidence IEA];~go_function: GO:0005385 - zinc ion transmembrane transporter activity [Evidence IEA];~go_function: GO:0046873 - metal ion transmembrane transporter activity [Evidence IEA];~go_process: GO:0030001 - metal ion transport [Evidence IEA];~go_process: GO:0055085 - transmembrane transport [Evidence IEA];~go_process: GO:0071577 - zinc ion transmembrane transport [Evidence IEA]), giving the protein MSFNPNDVDLDTADPTEIICYLNKSENDYNGQLGARISAIFVIFAVSTAVTFFPVVAKRIPRLHIPLYVYLFARYFGAGVIIATAFIHLLDPAYSEIGPQSCVGMTGNWADYSWCPAIVLTSLMCIFLLDFGAERYVEVKYGVCREDPEPIMTSAVDNSTVDKASPGNSRKSEADVEELSTTDTLIERSFKQQIAAFLILEFGVIFHSVIIGLNLGVTGDEFATLYPVLVFHQSFEGLGIGARMSAIPFRKGSWLPWILCSLYGLTTPISIAIGLGVRTTYNSGSYTANVVSGVLDSISAGILIYTGLVELLARDFLFDPHRSQDNKRLAFMVITMLWGAGIMALLGKWA; this is encoded by the coding sequence ATGTCGTTCAATCCTAATGATGTTGACCTCGACACGGCCGACCCAACGGAGATCATTTGCTATCTCAACAAGTCAGAAAATGACTACAACGGCCAGCTGGGCGCCCGCATTTCGGCTATTTTCGTGATCTTTGCCGTTTCAACTGCAgtgaccttcttccccgtcgTCGCCAAGCGCATCCCCAGGCTGCATATCCCACTCTACGTCTACCTCTTCGCTCGTTACTTCGGTGCTGGTGTTATTATTGCAACAGCTTTTATCCATCTTCTGGACCCCGCATACTCCGAAATCGGCCCGCAGTCATGTGTTGGAATGACCGGTAACTGGGCAGATTACTCCTGGTGCCCTGCGATCGTTTTGACTTCGCTCATGTGCATTTTCCTCCTTGACTTTGGTGCTGAGCGTTATGTCGAAGTCAAGTATGGCGTCTGCAGAGAGGACCCCGAGCCAATCATGACCAGTGCAGTGGATAACTCGACTGTGGACAAGGCATCGCCCGGAAACTCTAGGAAGAGCGAGGCTGATGTGGAGGAGTTGTCCACCACTGACACATTGATCGAAAGGTCCTTCAAGCAACAGATTGCCGCCTTCCTCATTCTCGAGTTCGGTGTTATCTTCCACTCCGTCATCATTGGTCTGAACCTGGGAGTTACCGGCGACGAATTCGCGACTCTCTATCCGGTCCTTGTATTCCACCAGTCCTTCGAGGGTCTGGGTATCGGAGCTCGTATGTCCGCCATTCCTTTCCGCAAGGGCAGCTGGCTGCCGTGGATCCTTTGCAGCTTGTACGGATTGACCACGCCCATCTCGATCGCTATTGGCCTTGGTGTCAGAACTACATACAACTCTGGCTCCTACACTGCCAACGTGGTCTCCGGTGTTCTGGACTCCATTTCTGCCGGTATCCTCATCTACACTGGACTGGTTGAGCTTTTGGCCAGAGACTTCCTCTTCGACCCCCACCGCTCCCAAGACAACAAGAGACTGGCATTTATGGTCATCACCATGCTCTGGGGTGCTGGTATTATGGCTCTTCTCGGAAAGTGGGCTTAA
- a CDS encoding uncharacterized protein (COG:S;~EggNog:ENOG410Q2TK;~SECRETED:SignalP(1-17)), whose product MKSSIISALALAAGALAAPSAKIESNLEKRNPSGSFSLYAWGVAASGLKFFYSDGLAYAGDSSLWPYGSVTTDVTFVITDTELITTATTDGVTLDSDTLFYIRPTADEILPVGFTGNGIDTPSDAVTDNFLFYASYLMWEESSGELSDVFRLKETNVTDVYQVYWDTSSLDESGYYYPTVKDTAPSS is encoded by the exons ATGAAgtcctccatcatctccgccttGGCTCTGGCCGCTGGTGCCCTTGCCGCCCCGTCTGCAAAGATCGAATCCAACCTTGAGAAGCGCAACCCTAGCGGATCGTTCAGTCTGTATGCCTGGGGTGTCGCCGCTTCCGGTCTCAAGTTCTTCTATTCCGATG GTCTCGCCTACGCCGGCGACTCATCTCTCTGGCCCTATGGATCCGTCACCACCGACGTCACCT TCGTCATCACCGACACCGAATTAAttaccaccgccaccaccgacgGCGTCACCCTCGACTCCGACACCCTGTTCTATATCCGTCCCACGGCCGACGAGATCCTGCCTGTTGGTTTCACCGGCAACGGAATCGATACGCCTTCTGATGCCGTCACTGATAACTTCCTCTTCTATGCCTCTTATCTCATGTGGGAGGAGTCGTCTGGCGAGTTGAGTGATGTGTTCCGTCTCAAGGAGACCAATGTCACCGATGTTTACCAGGTGTATTGGGATACGTCGAGCTTGGATGAGAGTGGGTATTATTATCCCACTGTCAAGGATACGGCGCCTTCTAGttag